In the Plasmodium sp. gorilla clade G2 genome assembly, chromosome: 12 genome, aaaatatataatgcaaAAGTAATAAAGGTGAATACATTAATAAAGATACCTGAGCGACGACGTAATTTAACAGATCATagatttaattattatagaaATGGACCAAGATATAAAAAAGCTATAATTACATTAGAACATGAAGTACCAGATAGTGTTAAAATGATACAGtcatgtaaaaatataggTAGAAATccatatataacaaaaaaaaatattacatatggTGTTAGAAGtgatattaaaattaaaccAACACGATCTCAACTTTGGCATATGGGTGAATGTAGATATTCCTGGAGATTACCAttaacaaatttattatcTGATTATCATATGAATTTAAATCCAGATTTAAGAATTGATGAAGAATATGTTCAATTAGCACCTGACCTTACGAAGCCATTTATGCATTCAGGGATTTCATCTCAAACGGTTAAACCTAATAATGTTCCAAAACAAACATTTCCTCAtgtaagttttttttttttttttgaaaaatgataatttgttaataaattatctagtgaaaaatattacattattgattttattacatgaaaattttttaaaaattaaataaaaaaaaaaatatatatatataatatatatatatatatatatatatatttctgtgCAGATCGATTTAACCCCTTGGAGAAGACAAGTCAAGAAAATTTACGACTCAGGTACTTTGGCCCCTCCAGAATCTTTTCCAgttaattataatgaaaaagaaacaatTGAATATTCaagtgaaaataaaaatgtcaAAAAATCGTCAAGTAGTAAATGGAAACCACCTTCATAAATTATGTTTTtaattatgtattataaggttgaataaattttatgttaaattaaaatgttatatatatatatatatatatatatatatgtatatgtgtatttatttattttttatttctttttatttttttatattattatttttttttttttttttttgtgtttataTTGTATACCTATTaggtaaatatttatttcgaaaaaatataataataagcattattttaataaaacagtttttaaaattatttatatttttatatatttactattACACATTAAAAACCATGGCTTAATAGCCTAAGatatgattttatatttttaatataaaatattataattttaaaaagcttggaatatatttttgcacatacgaatatttataaatgtattataattttatgattGAATTTTAAgatcacaaaaaaaaaaaaaaaaaaaaaaaaaaaaaaaagtaaaatatatatatagtgtgTATGAAGATTCTaacatgtttatatatatatataatagcatatatatatatatatatatatatatatatatataacaacaatactgatataattataaaaaaataacatactCATCatagatacatatatatacacaatgacggttaaattttttttttttttttacttatgCTACTAAGCCTAAtgtgtatgtatatacattattttataaaatatattaattcaaaacagaaaaaaaaaaaaaaaaaaccttaaaaaaaagtgtacatatattatatatatatatatatgataataagttttatgtataaacaaaaatacacaaaaatttatatattttaatatatacttaattatatatatatatatatttatttatttattttatattttagaaagtgtatatatataattctgaacttttttttttttttttttaaaataacgTTT is a window encoding:
- a CDS encoding mitochondrial ribosomal protein L23 precursor, putative, with product MFLSFVRYTPPKTPRNVFFPWHTFCIHKSGSFLEKNRLALRVPINLTKFEIREYLRKIYNAKVIKVNTLIKIPERRRNLTDHRFNYYRNGPRYKKAIITLEHEVPDSVKMIQSCKNIGRNPYITKKNITYGVRSDIKIKPTRSQLWHMGECRYSWRLPLTNLLSDYHMNLNPDLRIDEEYVQLAPDLTKPFMHSGISSQTVKPNNVPKQTFPHIDLTPWRRQVKKIYDSGTLAPPESFPVNYNEKETIEYSSENKNVKKSSSSKWKPPS